The genomic stretch GCCTTCGACCTGCCGACCCACCGGGGCTACGACAGCGACCACCCGCGGGTGACGGGCGACGTGGGCATGGCGGGCGTGGCGATCGACTCGATCTACGACATGCGGCAGCTCTTCTCCGGCATTCCGCTGGACAGGATGACCGTGTCCATGACGATGAACGGCGCGGTGCTGCCCGTCCTCGCGCTCTACATCGTGGCCGCCGAGGAGCAGGGCGTACCGCCCGAGAAGCTGGCCGGGACCATCCAGAACGACATCCTCAAGGAGTTCATGGTCCGCAACACCTACATCTACCCGCCGCGCCCCTCGATGCGGATCATCTCCGACATCTTCGCGTACACCTCGCAGAAGATGCCGCGCTACAACTCCATCTCCATCTCCGGCTACCACATCCAGGAGGCGGGCGCTACGGCCGACCTGGAGCTGGCGTACACCCTCGCGGACGGTGTGGAGTACCTCAAGGCGGGCATCGACGCGGGGATGGACGTGGACTCCTTCGCGCCGCGGCTCTCCTTCTTCTGGGCGATCGGCATGAACTTCTTCATGGAGATCGCCAAGCTGCGCGCCGCCCGGCTGCTGTGGGCCAAGCTGGTGCAGCGCTTCGAGCCGAAGAACCCCAAGTCGCTGTCGCTGCGCACCCACTCGCAGACCTCCGGGTGGTCGCTGACCGCGCAGGACGTGTTCAACAACGTCACGCGCACGTGTGTGGAGGCGATGGCCGCGACGCAGGGCCACACCCAGTCGCTGCACACCAACGCGCTGGACGAGGCGCTGGCCCTGCCCACCGACTTCTCCGCGCGCATCGCGCGCAACACCCAGCTCTTCCTCCAGCAGGAGTCGGGCACCTGCCGGGTCATCGACCCCTGGGGCGGCAGCGCGTACGTCGAGAAGCTGACCCACGACCTGGCGCACCGGGCCTGGCAGCACATCGAGGAGGTGGAGGCGGCCGGCGGCATGGCCAAGGCCATCGACGCGGGCATCCCGAAGCTGCGGGTGGAGGAGGCCGCGGCCCGTACGCAGGCGCGGATCGACTCGGGGCGGCAGGCGCTGATCGGCGTCAACAAGTACCGGGTGGACACCGACGAGCAGATCGACGTACTGAAGGTCGACAACTCGGCGG from Streptomyces albofaciens JCM 4342 encodes the following:
- the scpA gene encoding methylmalonyl-CoA mutase, with product MEHVTEQAGAIPDFSTVELGEPEAPGGDAAQWTAAVQEATGKGVDDLVWETPEGIEVKPLYTGEDLAGLDFLRTYPGIAPYLRGPYPTMYVNQPWTIRQYAGFSTAEESNAFYRRNLAAGQKGLSVAFDLPTHRGYDSDHPRVTGDVGMAGVAIDSIYDMRQLFSGIPLDRMTVSMTMNGAVLPVLALYIVAAEEQGVPPEKLAGTIQNDILKEFMVRNTYIYPPRPSMRIISDIFAYTSQKMPRYNSISISGYHIQEAGATADLELAYTLADGVEYLKAGIDAGMDVDSFAPRLSFFWAIGMNFFMEIAKLRAARLLWAKLVQRFEPKNPKSLSLRTHSQTSGWSLTAQDVFNNVTRTCVEAMAATQGHTQSLHTNALDEALALPTDFSARIARNTQLFLQQESGTCRVIDPWGGSAYVEKLTHDLAHRAWQHIEEVEAAGGMAKAIDAGIPKLRVEEAAARTQARIDSGRQALIGVNKYRVDTDEQIDVLKVDNSAVRAQQIDKLRRLREERDEAACQDALRALTAAAEAGPGRGLEGNLLTLAVNAARAMATVGEISDALEKVYGRHSGQIRTISGVYRDEAGPSSGVDRTRELVAEFERAEGRRPRILVAKMGQDGHDRGQKVIATAFADLGFDVDVGPLFQTPAEVARQAVEADVHIVGVSSLAAGHLTLVPALREELAAQDREDIMIVVGGVIPPGDVPALHEAGAAAVFPPGTVIPDAAYDLVKDLAGVLGHDL